The proteins below come from a single Thermococcus sp. genomic window:
- a CDS encoding isopentenyl phosphate kinase, producing MIIVKLGGSVFSDKKGKAENFREKVVRSIAREIGEFYPDEEFIVVHGGGSFGHPEAKKYGIRDGLLGLSGESLFWRKKGFSLTHHAMLRASMKIVEAFIGEGLPAVSVSSSSVFLMDSNRVAYGDVEPVRKLIETGFIPVLFGDVAVDLARGVDILSGDQIVTYLTKLFRPRKVVFLMSVDGIYEGKPGEGTLLFEIPSGEIDGLIERLKKLSGPDGDVTGGIINKLREAKEIARFSEVWFVNGLIPGRLSGAIKGDGFGTRIVP from the coding sequence GTGATAATAGTTAAGCTCGGCGGGAGCGTTTTCAGCGACAAGAAAGGAAAAGCCGAGAACTTCAGGGAGAAAGTCGTCCGCTCGATAGCGCGGGAAATCGGGGAGTTCTACCCCGATGAAGAGTTCATCGTCGTTCACGGCGGGGGAAGCTTCGGGCATCCGGAGGCAAAGAAATACGGGATTAGGGATGGCCTCCTCGGCCTTTCGGGCGAGTCCCTCTTTTGGCGCAAAAAGGGGTTCTCACTCACTCACCATGCGATGCTCAGGGCGAGCATGAAAATAGTGGAGGCGTTCATTGGGGAGGGTTTGCCTGCCGTTTCAGTCTCAAGCTCCTCCGTTTTCCTCATGGACTCCAACAGGGTTGCCTACGGTGACGTTGAGCCGGTTAGAAAGCTGATTGAAACGGGCTTTATCCCGGTTCTCTTTGGAGACGTTGCCGTTGATTTGGCCCGGGGCGTTGACATACTCTCCGGCGACCAGATAGTTACCTACCTCACAAAGCTCTTCAGGCCGAGGAAGGTCGTTTTCCTGATGAGCGTTGACGGCATCTACGAGGGAAAGCCCGGCGAGGGAACACTGCTCTTCGAGATTCCCTCCGGGGAAATCGACGGCCTCATAGAGCGCCTCAAGAAACTTTCTGGCCCAGACGGTGACGTCACGGGGGGGATAATCAACAAGCTTAGGGAAGCAAAGGAGATAGCCCGCTTTTCAGAGGTCTGGTTTGTCAACGGCTTGATTCCGGGAAGGCTGAGCGGGGCCATCAAGGGGGACGGCTTCGGCACGAGGATTGTTCCCTGA
- the fni gene encoding type 2 isopentenyl-diphosphate Delta-isomerase produces MEAFDREELTIIRKFEHIEHCLKRNVQAHVSNGFEDVHFVHMSLPEIDKDEIDLSVEFLGRRFDYPIFIAGMTGGTKGSQLAGRINKTLAKAAQELNIPMGVGSQRAMIRKPETWESYYVRDVAPDVFLVGNLGAPQFSETIPERYGIEEALKAVETIQADALAIHMNPLQESVQPEGDTQYRGVLKALAELKAEFPYPIIAKETGAGVSKEVAIRLESIGIDAIDVGGLGGTSWSAVEYYRAKDELGRNLALRFWDWGIKTAISVAEVRYSTDLPIIATGGMRDGITMAKALAMGATFAGVALPLLKPAVKGDVEGVIKILRRYIEEIRNAMFLVGAKNVEELRKVPLVITGFTREWLEQRIDLSAYLRNR; encoded by the coding sequence ATGGAGGCCTTTGACAGGGAGGAACTCACTATCATCAGAAAGTTCGAGCACATAGAACACTGCCTCAAGAGGAACGTTCAGGCTCATGTGAGCAATGGCTTTGAAGATGTGCACTTCGTTCACATGAGTCTGCCCGAGATAGACAAGGACGAAATAGACCTGAGCGTCGAGTTTCTGGGCAGGCGCTTCGATTATCCAATCTTCATAGCCGGCATGACGGGGGGAACTAAGGGTTCCCAGCTGGCCGGAAGGATAAACAAGACCCTTGCCAAAGCCGCGCAGGAGCTCAACATACCGATGGGCGTTGGAAGTCAGAGGGCGATGATAAGGAAGCCGGAAACCTGGGAGAGCTACTACGTTAGGGACGTTGCCCCCGATGTTTTCCTCGTCGGCAACCTTGGCGCCCCCCAGTTCTCTGAAACGATACCGGAGCGCTACGGTATCGAGGAGGCCCTTAAAGCTGTTGAAACAATTCAGGCCGATGCTTTGGCGATACACATGAACCCCCTCCAGGAGAGCGTCCAGCCCGAGGGAGATACTCAATACCGGGGCGTTCTCAAAGCGTTGGCGGAGCTCAAGGCCGAGTTCCCGTATCCGATAATAGCGAAGGAAACCGGTGCCGGGGTCTCCAAGGAAGTCGCGATAAGGCTTGAGAGCATAGGGATTGATGCCATCGATGTTGGTGGACTCGGCGGGACGAGCTGGAGCGCCGTGGAGTACTACCGGGCGAAGGACGAGCTCGGAAGAAACTTGGCCCTGCGCTTCTGGGACTGGGGGATTAAAACGGCCATAAGCGTTGCTGAAGTTCGCTACTCGACGGATTTGCCCATCATAGCCACAGGTGGAATGCGCGACGGAATAACGATGGCCAAGGCCTTGGCAATGGGTGCAACCTTTGCCGGAGTGGCGTTGCCCCTCTTAAAGCCCGCCGTGAAGGGTGACGTTGAAGGCGTCATAAAAATCCTCAGGAGGTACATCGAGGAGATAAGGAACGCGATGTTTCTGGTAGGTGCCAAGAACGTCGAGGAGCTCAGGAAGGTCCCGCTCGTGATTACGGGCTTCACCCGGGAGTGGCTTGAGCAGAGGATTGACTTATCTGCGTATCTCAGGAATAGGTGA
- a CDS encoding RNase J family beta-CASP ribonuclease yields the protein MIRIYTISGYEEVGKNMTAVGYSDGRKEEVVIIDMGIMLDRVMIHEDTSIQKFSDKELQKLGAIPDDRILWKSRNKKVVAIALTHGHLDHIGAIAKLAPHYPDTPVYGTPYTIKLAKAEVKSEEYFEVKNPMYETNFGEIVQVSENIAIEFIRSTHSIPQASMVAIHTPDGIVLHTGDFKFDNNNPLGERPDYKRLKELGKEGVKVLIAESTRVAEPTKTPSEAVAQMLLEDFFLYEGMDEKGLIATTFASHIFRLQELIWIANKMGRQAVLVGRSLAKYTGIAKQLGLIKMKGARAVRSPNAVRKVLKEVSQARENYLLIVTGHQGEPGAVLTRMADGELYDIGKDDTVVFSAGTIPNPLNYAQRYKLETKLKMRGVRMIKDLHVSGHASREDHRYLVRMLNPENIVPAHGEFRMLTHYAELAEEEGYMIGKDVFVSRNGYVVEIP from the coding sequence ATGATACGAATCTACACAATCAGTGGTTACGAGGAAGTCGGCAAGAACATGACCGCCGTTGGCTATTCCGACGGCAGGAAGGAGGAAGTCGTGATAATAGACATGGGCATAATGCTCGACAGGGTAATGATTCACGAGGACACGAGCATTCAGAAGTTTTCGGATAAAGAACTCCAGAAGCTCGGGGCAATTCCCGACGACAGAATCCTTTGGAAAAGCAGGAACAAGAAGGTCGTCGCGATAGCCCTCACCCACGGCCACCTTGACCACATAGGGGCAATAGCCAAGCTCGCGCCCCACTACCCGGACACGCCTGTCTATGGGACGCCCTACACGATTAAGCTCGCAAAGGCAGAGGTTAAGAGCGAGGAGTATTTTGAAGTGAAAAACCCCATGTACGAAACGAACTTCGGGGAAATCGTCCAGGTGAGCGAGAACATCGCAATAGAGTTCATCCGTTCAACCCATTCAATTCCACAGGCCTCAATGGTTGCTATACACACGCCTGATGGGATAGTCCTCCATACCGGAGATTTTAAGTTCGACAACAACAACCCCCTCGGCGAGAGGCCGGACTACAAGAGGCTGAAGGAGCTCGGTAAGGAGGGCGTTAAGGTTCTAATTGCTGAATCCACCCGCGTTGCCGAGCCGACGAAAACGCCGAGTGAGGCCGTTGCCCAGATGCTCCTCGAGGACTTCTTTCTCTACGAGGGCATGGACGAGAAGGGACTGATAGCCACTACCTTCGCGAGCCACATCTTCCGCCTTCAGGAGCTCATCTGGATAGCCAACAAGATGGGCAGGCAGGCCGTCCTCGTCGGTCGCTCGCTGGCGAAGTACACGGGCATAGCGAAACAGCTCGGCCTCATAAAGATGAAGGGGGCTAGGGCCGTTAGGAGCCCAAACGCCGTTAGGAAGGTCCTGAAGGAGGTTTCCCAGGCGAGGGAAAACTACCTCCTCATAGTTACTGGCCATCAGGGGGAGCCCGGAGCGGTTTTAACGAGGATGGCCGACGGTGAACTCTACGACATCGGCAAGGACGATACCGTCGTCTTCTCCGCGGGGACGATACCCAACCCCCTAAACTACGCCCAGAGGTACAAACTCGAGACAAAGCTGAAGATGAGGGGCGTCAGAATGATTAAGGACCTCCACGTTTCTGGACATGCAAGCAGGGAAGACCACCGCTACCTCGTCAGAATGCTCAATCCGGAGAACATCGTCCCGGCCCACGGCGAGTTCAGAATGCTAACCCACTACGCTGAGCTCGCTGAGGAAGAGGGTTACATGATTGGAAAGGACGTCTTCGTTTCGAGGAACGGCTACGTCGTTGAGATTCCGTGA
- a CDS encoding polyprenyl synthetase family protein: MGKYDELFKRIKIMARAVDEKIFELIPEKEPKSLYDAARHYPLAGGKRVRPFVVLRATEAVGGDPEKALYPASAVELIHNYSLVHDDIMDMDELRRGRPTVHKLWGVNMAILAGDLLFSKAFEAIARAEVSPEKKARILEVLVKTSNELCEGQALDIEFEKRNTVTVDEYLRMISGKTGALFDGSATIGAIVGTDNEEYIRALSKWGRNVGIAFQIWDDVLDLIADEEKLGKPVGSDIRKGKKTLIVSHFFSKASDEDKAEFLKVFGKYAGDAKGDALIHDEKVKEEVAKAIELLKKYGSIDYAAEYARNLVREANEALKVLPESEARKDLELLAEFLVEREF, translated from the coding sequence ATGGGAAAGTACGATGAGCTGTTCAAGAGGATTAAAATCATGGCCAGAGCCGTTGACGAGAAAATCTTCGAGCTCATTCCCGAGAAGGAACCAAAGAGCCTCTACGATGCCGCGAGGCATTATCCACTCGCCGGTGGGAAGAGGGTAAGACCCTTTGTAGTTCTGCGCGCCACCGAGGCAGTTGGCGGCGACCCTGAGAAGGCACTCTATCCTGCGAGCGCCGTGGAGCTAATCCACAACTACTCCCTCGTCCACGACGACATTATGGACATGGACGAGCTCAGAAGGGGAAGGCCGACCGTCCACAAGCTCTGGGGCGTTAACATGGCCATTTTAGCGGGCGATTTGCTCTTCAGCAAGGCCTTTGAGGCGATAGCCAGGGCCGAGGTAAGCCCGGAGAAAAAGGCCAGAATCCTTGAGGTTCTGGTAAAGACCTCCAACGAGCTCTGCGAGGGGCAGGCTCTGGACATAGAGTTCGAAAAAAGGAACACGGTGACTGTTGATGAATACCTCAGAATGATAAGCGGTAAAACTGGGGCCCTCTTTGACGGCTCTGCAACCATCGGGGCAATCGTTGGGACGGATAACGAGGAGTACATTAGGGCCCTGTCAAAGTGGGGAAGGAACGTTGGAATAGCTTTCCAGATATGGGACGATGTCCTTGACCTGATAGCCGACGAGGAGAAGCTGGGTAAACCCGTGGGAAGCGACATAAGGAAGGGTAAGAAGACGCTGATAGTTAGTCACTTCTTCAGCAAGGCCAGTGATGAGGATAAGGCCGAGTTCCTGAAGGTTTTCGGTAAATACGCCGGCGATGCAAAGGGCGACGCGTTAATACACGACGAGAAGGTGAAGGAAGAGGTTGCAAAGGCCATTGAACTCCTCAAAAAGTACGGAAGCATTGACTACGCGGCAGAATACGCCAGGAACCTCGTTAGGGAAGCGAACGAAGCGTTAAAAGTCCTCCCCGAGAGCGAAGCCAGGAAAGATTTGGAGCTTCTGGCGGAGTTTCTGGTCGAGAGGGAATTTTGA
- a CDS encoding metalloprotease family protein yields the protein MSFGVTTIGKVAIAPYVAIETPLPAKRYMLVSLSPLALSASSLSLAWAFRSNFWALVYIFNTAGMAGDFITALVLLKMPGDAKVFDEGTVLSSKDEIPRPYPLWVSSLLKAIIVLAFLLVLLLGRVEVVVER from the coding sequence ATGTCTTTCGGCGTTACGACGATTGGCAAGGTTGCTATAGCGCCCTACGTGGCAATAGAGACTCCATTACCTGCGAAGAGGTACATGCTCGTTTCCCTATCTCCACTGGCACTCTCGGCCAGTTCCCTCTCCCTTGCCTGGGCCTTCCGTTCTAACTTCTGGGCGCTCGTTTACATCTTCAACACGGCGGGAATGGCTGGCGACTTCATTACTGCGCTCGTGCTCTTAAAGATGCCCGGAGATGCAAAGGTCTTCGACGAGGGAACAGTTCTCAGCTCAAAAGATGAAATACCGAGACCTTACCCGTTGTGGGTTTCGTCACTTCTAAAGGCCATCATAGTGCTGGCTTTCCTGTTAGTTCTCCTCCTCGGCCGTGTGGAAGTTGTGGTCGAGAGGTGA
- a CDS encoding class I SAM-dependent methyltransferase, translated as MSFDEETFKREVLSKIPLRDESPLPPNWLHVEMLERFRVLEFAPIKEGMNVLEVGCGAHALTTVPLAHLVGETGRVVAVDKSRWRFFEEITSVTGVKHRIIPLKLDARELPFPFKTFDLAVLVHGVRSLKNEGTMVRVISEMLRVSERVFIAESLPVANNERQEAHLELYNLREEIFEALFGEKDDLHYPTLEKLTELVEKAGGNVIESGTFEPALPHYLAYLPREYVEGIKDKDKRTELLKRWDRAYEKWKRGTKHPPVGWILAESSPLDHNFHTAEEEN; from the coding sequence ATGTCTTTTGACGAGGAAACGTTCAAGAGAGAAGTTCTCTCCAAAATCCCGCTCCGAGATGAATCTCCACTTCCTCCAAACTGGTTGCATGTAGAAATGCTCGAACGCTTCCGCGTCCTTGAGTTCGCGCCAATCAAAGAGGGCATGAACGTTCTCGAAGTCGGTTGCGGAGCGCATGCCCTAACGACCGTTCCACTCGCCCACCTCGTTGGCGAAACCGGTCGCGTTGTGGCCGTTGATAAATCAAGGTGGCGCTTCTTCGAGGAGATAACTTCAGTCACAGGCGTTAAGCACAGGATAATCCCCCTGAAGCTCGACGCGAGGGAGCTTCCCTTCCCATTCAAAACCTTCGACTTGGCCGTTCTTGTTCACGGAGTTAGGAGCCTGAAAAATGAGGGGACAATGGTCAGGGTTATCTCCGAGATGCTCAGGGTCTCTGAGCGAGTCTTCATAGCCGAGAGCCTGCCGGTAGCGAACAACGAGAGGCAGGAGGCACATTTGGAGCTATACAACCTCCGCGAGGAAATCTTCGAGGCGCTGTTCGGCGAAAAGGACGACCTGCACTACCCGACGCTTGAAAAGCTCACGGAACTTGTCGAGAAAGCGGGAGGGAATGTAATAGAGAGCGGAACCTTTGAGCCTGCTTTACCCCACTATCTAGCTTACCTCCCGCGGGAATACGTGGAAGGTATAAAAGACAAAGATAAGCGCACCGAGCTTTTAAAAAGGTGGGATAGAGCCTACGAGAAGTGGAAGAGAGGAACCAAGCACCCGCCGGTTGGGTGGATTCTGGCGGAAAGTTCACCTCTCGACCACAACTTCCACACGGCCGAGGAGGAGAACTAA